The genomic stretch AAGAAGGCGGCGAGGCGCTCCTCGGCGCGCATGCTGCCGAGCAGCAGCATGACGCCGTGGTCGCGCACGATCTCGCGGCTCATGATCTTGTGGAACGAGTGCTGCAACTCGGTGAACTCGCGCGACAGCGACTCGAGCTGGGAATAGGGAATCTGGCACACCTGCGCGTCTTCGAGGGCGATCGCGTCGCAGGTGTGACGGTCCTGGCTGATGGCGTCCAGGCCCAGCAACTCGCCAGCCATTTGGAAGCCGGTCACCTGGTCGCGGCCGTCTTCGGACGAGACGCAGGTCTTGAAGAAGCCGGTGCGCACCGCGTACAGCGATTGGAACGGGTCGCCGGCGTGGAAGAGGGCGTCGCCCCGCTTGACGGTCTTGCGAGACGCGACGAGCGCGTCCAGCCGTGTCAGGTCGTCGCGCCCGAAGCCGACCGGCAGGCACAGCTCGCGCAGGTTGCAGCTGGAGCACGCGACCTTGAGCTCGTTCAGCTTCATCGGGGCGGTCGTCACGACGCGCGATCGCACGCTCCCGGAGGCGGCGGCGCCGGCAGGAGCTGCCGGCGCGGCTGAAGATGTAGCAGGCGCGGCACAGTCGGCGGCATCGGGGGCAGCACCGGCGGGTGAGGCGGGCAGGGCAGGTCGGGTTTCGAGCGGCATGACGTTCCTCAAAGGATGTCGGAATTGTTCTCTGTGCGCCCGGCCGCCGGCTTGAGCCATATCAAGGCGTGCGCGGTCCGTTTTCGGCACAGTGCTTCACATGCCTGCTGCCGCTGCCCCCCTTGTCCTGTCCCACGAGATGCTCTCGCGTTTCGACGTGCCCGGCCCTCGTTACACCTCTTATCCCACTGCGGATCGCTTCGTCGAGGCCTACACCGCCACGGACTACGAACAGGCCTTGCGCCAGCGTGCCGCGGGCGTGGGCGCCGCGGCGGGATCGCTCGCGCCACTGTCGATTTATGTGCATGTGCCGTTCTGCGAGTCGGTGTGCTACTACTGTGCCTGCAACAAGGTCATCACGCGCCACCACGATCGCGCCACCGAATACCTGGACGCGCTGGAAACCGAGATCGACCTGCATGTGGCGGTGCTCGGGCGCGAGCAAGCCGTGTCGCAATTGCATTTCGGCGGCGGCAGCCCGACGTTTCTGAGCGATGCCGAACTGGAGCGGGTGATGAACCGGCTGCGCTCGTCGTTCCGGCTGGTGCCGGGAGGCGAGTACTCGATCGAAGTGGATCCGCGCACGGTCGACGCCGAGCGGCTGCGACATCTGGCGCGGCTCGGCTTCAACCGACTCAGCTTCGGCGTCCAGGATTTCGACCCCGACGTGCAGAAGGCAGTGCACCGGGTCCAGTCCTATGAGAGCGTCGCCCAACTGATGACGGCGGCGCGCCAGATCGGTTTCGACTCGATCAATGTCGACCTGATCTACGGGCTGCCGCGCCAGACCTCCGAGTCGTTCGCCCGTACGTTGGAACAGGTGCAGTCCTTGCGGCCCGATCGCATCGCGCTGTATGCCTACGCCCATCTGCCGCAGCGCTTCAAGCCGCAGCGACGCATCGCCGCAGCCGATCTGCCGCCTCCGGTAGACAAGGTCGGCATGCTGGCGGCCGCCATCTCCAGCTTCAGCGCCGCCGGTTATGCCTACATCGGGATGGACCACTTCGCACTCGAGACCGACGCCTTGGCGGTGGCCAAGCGGCAAGGGCGGCTGCACCGGAACTTCCAGGGCTACAGCACCCAACCCGATTGCGACCTGATCGGCCTGGGCGTGTCCGCGATCGGCCGGGTCGGCCCCTGCTACAGCCAGAACGCCAAGACGCTCGACGAGTACTACGACGCGCTGCGGCAGCGCCAGTTCCCGGTCAACCGGGGCCTGGCGCTGGAGCGCGACGACTTGGTGCGGCGCGCCGTGATCATGGCGCTGATGTGCCAGGGCCGGCTGGTGTACGAGTCGATCGAGGCGTCTTATCTGCTCGACTTCCGGCGCTATTTCGCCACTGAGCTCGATCGCCTGGCGCCGCTCGCCGAGCAGGGCCTGCTGAGCCTCGAGGACGATGGCCTGCAGGTGACGCCGCTCGGCTGGTATTTCGTGCGGGCGATTGCGATGGTGTTCGACCGCAGGCTGCAAGCCGACCGCAGCCGTGAGCGCTTTTCGAAGGTGATTTGAGGTCGCCATGCAAACCTCTTTGTTCCTGGCGGCCTTGCTGATGGGCGTGGCGGGCAGCCCGCACTGCGCCACGATGTGCGGCGCGGCGACCGCCGGCATCGGCTGCACGCCGCGCCGGCTCTGGGCCTTCCAGGCCGGGCGGGTGGTGGGCTATGCGCTGTTCGGCCTGGTCATCGCGTCGTCCGCCCAGGCACTGCAATGGGGCGCTCGCGAAGTGAGCGTGCTCAAGCCGTTCTGGGCGATGTGGCACGTGGCGGTGGTCGTGCTCGGCCTGGTCTTGCTCTGGACCGGGCGGCAGCCGGCCTGGCTGGACCGACTGGCGCACCGGGTGTGGCAGAGCGCGCGGCACCGCACCCTCGGGTGGGACGGGCTGCGCTGGCCGTTTTTCGGCGGCTTGCTGTGGACGCTGCTGCCCTGCGGCCTGCTGTATTCGGCGCTGATGGTCGCGGCCCTCGCGTCCCGCCCTTGGGAGGGCGCCTTGGTGATGGCGGTCTTCGCACTCGGCTCGGCGCTCAGCCTGCACCTCGGCGCCACCGTCTGGCGTCGGCTGCGCAACGCCCCCGGCCGCTCGGGCGGCTGGGCCATCCGCGCGGGGGGCCTGGTGCTCGCGTCCGCCTCGGCGGTCGCGCTCGCGCACGGCCTGCATCTCGGGCCCGAAACGCTGATCTGCACCTGAGCGCCACCGGGCGACGCGCCACCGCTTGCGAAGCGGGGTTGTGCCAGCGCGTCAGCAGAGGCGCTGCCGTAGAATCGTCGGTCTACAACGATTCCTCTAACCCCGTTCGCGCGGAGCTTTCTCACATGTACCAGCACATCAAGGTGCCCGAGGGTGGGCAGAAGATCACGGTCAACCAGGACTTCTCGCTCAACGTGCCCGATCACCCCGTCATCCCCTACATCGAGGGCGACGGCACCGGTTTCGACATCACCCCGGTGATGATCAAGGTGGTGGACGCGGCAGTCGCGAAGTCCTACGGCGGCAAGCGGAAGATCCACTGGATGGAGATCTACGCCGGCGAGAAGTCGACCAAGGTCTACGGCCCGGACGTCTGGCTGCCCGAAGAGACGCTGCAGGTGCTGAAAGACTACGTCGTCTCGATCAAAGGTCCCCTGACCACGCCGGTGGGCGGCGGCATCCGTTCGCTGAACGTGGCGCTGCGCCAGGAACTCGACCTGTACGTCTGTCTGCGCCCGGTCCGCTACTTCAAGGGCGTGCCCTCGCCGGTGAAGGAGCCCGAGAAGACCGACATGGTGATCTTCCGTGAGAACTCGGAAGACATCTACGCCGGCATCGAGTACGAAGCCGAGAGCGACAAGGCCAAGAAGCTGATCGACTTCCTCGTCAACGAGTTCGGCGTCAAGAAGATCCGTTTCCCGCAGACGTCCGGCATCGGCATCAAGCCGGTGTCCCGCGAAGGCACCGAGCGCCTGGTGCGCAAGGCGATCCAGTACGCGATCGACAACGAAAAGCCCTCTGTCACGCTTGTGCACAAGGGCAACATCATGAAGTACACCGAAGGTGGCTTCCGGGATTGGGGCTATGCGCTGGCCCAGCGCGAGTTCGGCGCCGAGCCGATCGACGGCGGCCCGTGGTGCAAGCTGAAGAATCCGAAGTCGGGCAAGGAAATCGTGATCAAGGATGCGATAGCCGACGCCTTCTTGCAGCAGATCCTGCTGCGCCCGGCCGAGTACTCGGTGATTGCGACGCTCAACCTGAACGGCGATTACATCTCCGATGCACTGGCCGCGCAGGTCGGCGGCATCGGCATTGCCCCGGGCGCCAACCTGTCCGACTCGGTCGCGATGTTCGAGGCCACCCACGGCACCGCGCCGAAGTACGCCGGCAAAGACTACGTCAACCCGGGTTCCGAGATCCTCTCGGCCGAGATGATGCTGCGCCACATGGGCTGGACCGAAGCGGCTGACCTGATCATCAGCTCGATGGAAAAGGCAATCCTGAGCAAGAAAGTCACCTATGACTTCGCGCGCCTGCTCGACGGTGCCACGCAGGTCAGCTGCTCCGGCTTCGGTCAGGTCATGATCGACCACATGTGAAGCTGAGCGTCACTGCCTGAAGAAAAGCCCGCCCAAAGCGGGCTTTTTTCATGGCACGCCAGCGCGGGAGCGCCGACATGCCACACACTGAGCCGTCACTCCGCGTAAGCTGCGGTACCCGGCTCTGATGCAGAAGGGGGTCGCGGAGAGCGCTCCGCCCGTGGCGGGCGAGGCTCCAGCAACTGAATGTTTTGAGCGAGCTTCCCTTTGGGACCCTGCACCAAGTCGAAGGTGACCTTCGAGCCCTGTTTCAGTGTCCTGAAGCCATCCATCTGGATGGCAGAGAAATGTGCGAAGACGTCTTCGCCGCCCTCTTCGGGTTCAATGAAGCCAAATCCCTTAGCGTCATTGAACCACTTGACGATGCCAATACCCATTGATTTCCTCCCCGGGCACTACTTCCTATTCTCAGAAGATTCTCGGCGGCACATCGGGCAGTGTCAAGGACGGAAAAAATGCAGTCGGTGAGCGTTCGTGACGAGCTGGAGCTCTTGACCTTTCGGTCTACGCCTCCAATTGCCGATGCTGAAACCGCCGCGGTTCAACTCGATAGAATTGATTCATGCCCAGCGACAGCCCCGACACCCCCAAGCCCCCCCAGACGCCCGGCCAGCCGATGCTGCCCGACGAGGGTGAGGGAACTGTCATCCTGGAAAGACAGTCATCCAAGGTGGAGCCGCCGAAGCTGTATCAGGTGGTGATGCTGAACGATGACTACACGCCGATGGAGTTCGTGGTGATGGTGCTGCAGCAGTTCTTCCATCGCGATCTCGAGACCGCGACCCAGATCATGTTGAAGATCCACCACGAGGGACGGGGCGTGTGTGGTGTATACACCAAGGACGTCGCCGCGACCAAGGTGGAAATGGTGCTTGCCGCCGCGCGCCGCGCGGGGCATCCTTTGCAGTGCATTATGGAGGCCGCATGATTGCCCAGGAACTTGAAGTCAGCCTGCACATGGCGTTCGTCGAGGCGCGCCAGCAGCGCCACGAGTTCATCACAGTGGAACACCTGCTGTTGGCACTGCTCGACAACCCGTCGGCCGCCGAAGTGCTGCGAGCGTGCTCCGCCAACATCGATGATTTGCGCAAGAGCCTGACGCATTTCATCAAGGAGAACACGCCGACTGTCGGTGGCAGCGACGAGGTCGACACCCAGCCGACCCTCGGCTTTCAGCGCGTGATCCAGCGCGCCATCATGCACGTCCAGTCGACCGGCAGTGGCAAGAAGGAAGTCACCGGCGCCAATGTGTTGGTGGCGATATTCGGTGAGAAGGATTCCCATGCGGTGTATTACCTGCACCAGCAAGGGGTGACGCGCCTCGATGTGGTGAATTACATCGCGCACGGCATCAAAAAATCTGATCCGCCGGAGCCGACGAAATCGAACGACGGCCCCAGCAGCAGCGAGGGCGAAAAGGAAGAGGGCGAGGGCAAGGGCTCCCCATTGGAGCAGTTCACCCAGAACCTCAACCAGCTGGCCCGCGAAGGCAAGATCGATCCGTTGATCGGCCGCGAGCTGGAGGTCGAGCGTGTGATTCAGGTGCTGTGTCGTCGCCGCAAGAACAACCCCTTGCTGGTGGGCGAGGCCGGTGTCGGCAAGACCGCCATCGCGGAAGGCCTCGCGTGGCGCATCACCGAGGGCGACGTGCCCGAAGTGCTGGCCGACTCGACGGTATACGCGCTCGACATGGGCGCTTTGCTGGCGGGCACGAAGTACCGCGGCGACTTCGAGCAGCGCCTCAAGGGCGTCTTGAAGGCCCTCAAGGACCAGCCCAACGCGGTGCTGTTCATCGACGAGATCCACACCCTGATCGGTGCCGGCGCGGCTTCGGGAGGCACCCTGGACGCGAGTAATTTGCTCAAGCCCGCGCTCAGCTCGGGCAACCTGAAGTGCATCGGGGCGACCACCTTCTCGGAGTACCGGGGCATCTTCGAGAAAGATGCGGCGCTGTCGCGTCGCTTCCAGAAGATCGACGTGGTCGAGCCTTCGGTGGAGCAGACGGTCGAGATCCTCAAGGGGCTGAAGTCCCGGTTCGAGGAGCACCACAGCGTCAAGTACGCGCTCAACGCGCTGCAGGCGGCGGCGGAGCTGTCGGCCAAGTTCATCAATGACCGCCATCTGCCCGACAAGGCGATCGACGTCATCGACGAAGCCGGCGCGGCCCAACGCATCCTGCCGAAGAGCAAGCAAAAGAAGACGATCACCCGCCTCGAGGTGGAAGAGATCGTCGCGAAGATCGCGCGCATTCCGCCGGCCAGCGTGTCCAACGACGACCGCTCCAAGCTGCGCAACCTCGACCGCGACCTCAAGAGCGTCGTGTTCGGGCAGGACGTCGCCATCGACGCGTTGGCAGCCGCCATCAAGATGGCGCGCTCGGGTCTCGGCAAGCCGGACAAACCCATCGGCTCCTTCCTGTTCAGCGGCCCCACCGGCGTCGGCAAGACCGAGGTCGCCAAGCAACTGGCCTACATCCTGGGCATCGAACTGATCCGCTTCGACATGTCCGAGTACATGGAGCGCCACGCGGTGAGCCGGCTGATCGGCGCGCCTCCGGGGTATGTCGGGTTCGACCAGGGCGGGCTGCTGACCGAGGCGGTCACCAAGAAGCCGCACGCGGTGCTGCTGCTCGACGAGATCGAGAAGGCCCACCCGGACGTCTTCAACGTGCTGCTGCAGGTGATGGACCACGGCACGCTGACCGACAACAACGGTCGCAAGGCCGACTTCCGCAACGTCATCATCATCATGACGACGAATGCGGGCGCCGAAACGATGCAGAAGGCGGTGATCGGCTTCACCAACCACCGCGAGCAGGGCGACGAGATGGCCGACATCAAGCGGCTGTTCACGCCCGAGTTCCGCAACCGGCTCGACGCCATCGTCAGCTTCGGTGCGCTGGACGAGGAGATCATCCTGCGGGTGGTCGACAAGTTCTTGCTGCAGCTCGAAAGCCAGCTGGCCGAGAAGAAGGTCGAAGTCACGTTCAGCGACGTGTTGCGCAAGCATCTCGCGAAGAAGGGCTTCGATCCGCTGATGGGCGCGCGGCCGATGCAGCGCTTGATCCAGGACATGATCCGTCGCGCGCTGGCCGACGAGTTGTTGTTCGGGCGCTTGGTCGAAGGTGGCCGGCTGACGGTGGATCTCGACGACAAGGAAGAAGTCGTGCTCGACATCCAGCCCAACAAGAAGAGCGACAAGCCGAAGGCGGAGCCCGCGACCGCTTGACGCACACGGCCGTCCCGCTCCCATCGCAGCAAAGGGCCCCTCGCGGGGCCCTTTTTCATGCCGAGAGGGCGGCCGGGTCTTGCCGGAAGTAGTCGCGAAAGGCGATGTAGAGCCGCGGGTGGGCGAGCCGGAAGTCGGCCGGGGCGACGAAAAACGCCTCGGCGGAGACGGCGAAGAATTCGTCCACCCCCTCTGCACCATACGGGTCGAGGAAGGTCTCGTAGCCGTCGTCGACGTCGGCGCAGAACTGCTCGAATTCCTCGTCCATCAGGGTGGCCCAGGCCTCGCGCTCGTCGCGCCCCTGCAATGGCGGTATGCCGTCGGCCACGCCGTCGAGCATGTCGATCTTGTGGACGAACTCGTGGATCACCACGTTGTAGCCGACCTCGGCCGACTCGCTCGCCTGCTGCACGTCGTACCACGACAGCGTGACAGGCCCGCCGTCCATCGCCTCGCCGGCGAGCACTTCATCGTAGTGGTGGACCACACCCGTCTCGTCCATCACCTCGCGCCGCGCCACCACCTCGTCGGCGTGCATCACGATGCCGACGAAACCACGGTAGAGCTGCAGCCCGAGCTTCAGAACCGGCAAGCAGGCCTGTGCGGCAACCGCAACGGCCATTTCGTCCGTCACCGCGATGCCACCGGCCCCGGTGAACTCCTTCTCGGCCAGGAACAATGTGCTCAGCCGGCGCAGTTCCTGCGCATCGCTGGGTGCCAGTCGCGCCAGGAAAGGGTAGCGCGCCAGGGTGTAGTGCCACAGCGGGTCTGGTATTGGGCGCGACGTCAACACGCGTTGCTCTTTCCAGCGACGCCATCGCTGCCACCACCTCGTCATGCCGGGCTCAAGCGGGCGCCGCGAGGGCCAAGTCGACGCGGGTCATCCCCTGCTGGGTCAGGCGCAGGACTTCGGCCCGCTGGGGGTGGCCGGAGGCCGCGTTGTCGAGATCCCAGTCGCTCAGGACATGGCGCGACTTGTCTGCCCCAAGCCGGTGGCTGGCGGGGCGGTGGGTGTGGCCGTGAATGAGGGTGGCGGCTTCGGCGTCCTCGAGCCAGCGGCGGGCCGACGTGTCGTCGACATCGGCATACGATTCGAGACCTTCGTTGCGCTTCTTCTGCTCGCTGGCCTGCCGCAAGTGCGCGGCGATCTTGCGCCGCTCAGCGAGCGGTTGCGCGAGAAAGCGCGTTTGCCACTCCGGGCTGCGCACCTGTGCCCGAAACTGCTGGTACTCGACGTCGTCGATGCACAGCGCGTCGCCGTGGGTCAGCAGCAGACGTTGCGTGCCAAACGCGAGCACGGTGGGGTCGGGCAGCGCGTGCAGCCCGCAGCGGGCCAGGAACTCCGGGCCGACCAGGAAGTCGCGATTGCCGGCCATGAAGCCGATCCACCGGCGCTGGGCCGCCTCGTGCAGCCACTGCGCACACTGCGCCTCGAACCCGGCGTCGGCGGCGTCGTCGCCGACCCACACCTCGAACAAGTCGCCGAGGATCAGGACGGCGTCGGCAGGGGTGTGCTGCAGGTAGCGGTGGAACGCGGCGGCGGTGCGGGGCAGGTCGGCCTGCAGGTGCAGGTCCGACAACAGGTCGACGCAGCGCCAGTCGGCGCCGGCCTGCAACGCGTGCAGGCCGGGCAGCGCCGCGGGCTCACGCACGGAAGAGCCGCCTTGCGCCACCGGGTTCAGACTTCCACGGCCTTGGTGATCACCACGTCATCGACCGGCACATCGTCGTGGAAGCCGCGGCGCCCAGTTTTGACGGCCTTGATCTTGTCGACGACCTCGGTGCCGCCGACGACCTTGCCGAAGACCGCGTAACCCCAGCCTTGCACGCTCTCGGACTTGAAGTTCAGGAAGTCGTTGTTGGCCACATTGATGAAGAACTGCGCGGTCGCCGAGTGCGGCGCTTGGGTGCGCGCCATCGCCACGGTGTAGGTGGTGTTCTTGAGGCCGTTGTTGGCTTCGTTCTCGATCGGCTCGTCGGTCGGCTTTTGCTGCATGCCGGGCTCGAAGCCGCCACCTTGGATCATGAAGCCGTCGATCACCCGGTGGAAGACGGTGTTGTCGTAGTGGCCCTTGCGGACGTAGGACAGAAAGTTCTCAGCGCTCTTCGGCGCCTTTTCGGTGTCGAGCTCGATCTTGATCACGCCATGATTCGTGTGCAGTTCAACTGCCATGTTCATTTCTCCACAGTGACTCGTTTGATGATGACCGGCTCTGCCGGCGCGTTCTCATGGGGCATGCCCTGCGCATCACGCTTGGTGGTGGTGCGCACGCCCTTGATCTTGTCGACCACGTCCATGCCGCGCACCACCTTGCCGAACACGGCATAGCCGTTGCCGTCACGGGCATTCGCAGCGTCGAGGAAGGTATTGTCTTTGAGGTTGATGAAGAACTGGGCCGTGGCCGAGTTCGGGTCCATCGTGCGCGCCATCGCGACAGTGCCTCGCTGGTTGCTCAGGCCATTGCGGCTCTCGAGCGGGATAGGGGCGCGGGTCGGCTTCTGGGCCATGTCGGGCGTGAAGCCGCCACCCTGGATCATGAAGTCCTCGATCACACGATGGAAGACCGTGCCATCGTAGTGCCCGGCCTTGGCGTACTGCAGGAAGTTCTCGACCGACTTGGGTGCCTTGGCCGCATCGAGCTGCAGCACGATGTCACCCTGCGTGGTGCTCATCTTCACGGTCTGACCGTGGGCCGGGTGGAACATGCCGACGGTCAGCGCGAGGCCGGCCAAGGCGATGTAAGACTTCGTCATCCAATCACTCCTCTTGGTGGAAGATCTGCCATTGTCCCTCTTCCGGCGCGTTTGCTTCCGAAGGCCTGTCCGCCCGGGCGGCGGCTCAACGACCCGAGCGGGCAGGCGGCGCAGACGGCGCGCTGGAAAGCAGCCGCCTGACCAGGGCGAGCTTGGGCGGGGTGCTGCGGCTGTCGCTGTCGAGCTCGAGCGATCGTGAGTAGGCCTGGCTGGCCAGCTTCACGAACACATCGCCGAGATTCTCATGGGCCCTGGCATAGCCTGGTCGCACCCGCACCGCCATTTCGAGTGCCGTGCGGGCCTTGTCGTAGTTGCCTTCTTCGGCATACAACACGCCCAGGTTGTTATAAGGTTCGGGCAGCAGGGGATGATCGCGGATCAGGGCCTCGAACTGCGCGATGGCATCGGCCTTGCGTTGTTGGTCGCTCAAGGCCACGCCCTTCAGAAAGCGCAGCTGTACGTCATCCGGACGGCGACTGAGCGCCTGTTCGATCCGGGGCAGGGCCTCGTTGGCCTTGCCGGCACTGATCAGCTGTTGTGCCGTCTCGGCGTCCTGCGCCCCGGCGGGTGCGCTGCACAGCCCCAGTCCCAAGAGCAGCCCTGCGACCCATCCCGACGCTGCCCGCCGCACCCGTGTCGAAGCCGGCAGCGTGTGTTGCAGGCGGCGACACGACGGTCGAAAATGCATGGACGATCCTCTTGCAGGGCAGCCGCTA from Caldimonas brevitalea encodes the following:
- the fnr gene encoding fumarate/nitrate reduction transcriptional regulator Fnr, with the translated sequence MKLNELKVACSSCNLRELCLPVGFGRDDLTRLDALVASRKTVKRGDALFHAGDPFQSLYAVRTGFFKTCVSSEDGRDQVTGFQMAGELLGLDAISQDRHTCDAIALEDAQVCQIPYSQLESLSREFTELQHSFHKIMSREIVRDHGVMLLLGSMRAEERLAAFLLNLTQRLAARGFSPTSLVLRMTREEIGSYLGLKLETVSRTFSKFQEDGVLEVKQRHIRVLDLDALHALLNSSSAC
- the hemN gene encoding oxygen-independent coproporphyrinogen III oxidase → MPAAAAPLVLSHEMLSRFDVPGPRYTSYPTADRFVEAYTATDYEQALRQRAAGVGAAAGSLAPLSIYVHVPFCESVCYYCACNKVITRHHDRATEYLDALETEIDLHVAVLGREQAVSQLHFGGGSPTFLSDAELERVMNRLRSSFRLVPGGEYSIEVDPRTVDAERLRHLARLGFNRLSFGVQDFDPDVQKAVHRVQSYESVAQLMTAARQIGFDSINVDLIYGLPRQTSESFARTLEQVQSLRPDRIALYAYAHLPQRFKPQRRIAAADLPPPVDKVGMLAAAISSFSAAGYAYIGMDHFALETDALAVAKRQGRLHRNFQGYSTQPDCDLIGLGVSAIGRVGPCYSQNAKTLDEYYDALRQRQFPVNRGLALERDDLVRRAVIMALMCQGRLVYESIEASYLLDFRRYFATELDRLAPLAEQGLLSLEDDGLQVTPLGWYFVRAIAMVFDRRLQADRSRERFSKVI
- a CDS encoding sulfite exporter TauE/SafE family protein, producing MQTSLFLAALLMGVAGSPHCATMCGAATAGIGCTPRRLWAFQAGRVVGYALFGLVIASSAQALQWGAREVSVLKPFWAMWHVAVVVLGLVLLWTGRQPAWLDRLAHRVWQSARHRTLGWDGLRWPFFGGLLWTLLPCGLLYSALMVAALASRPWEGALVMAVFALGSALSLHLGATVWRRLRNAPGRSGGWAIRAGGLVLASASAVALAHGLHLGPETLICT
- the icd gene encoding NADP-dependent isocitrate dehydrogenase, coding for MYQHIKVPEGGQKITVNQDFSLNVPDHPVIPYIEGDGTGFDITPVMIKVVDAAVAKSYGGKRKIHWMEIYAGEKSTKVYGPDVWLPEETLQVLKDYVVSIKGPLTTPVGGGIRSLNVALRQELDLYVCLRPVRYFKGVPSPVKEPEKTDMVIFRENSEDIYAGIEYEAESDKAKKLIDFLVNEFGVKKIRFPQTSGIGIKPVSREGTERLVRKAIQYAIDNEKPSVTLVHKGNIMKYTEGGFRDWGYALAQREFGAEPIDGGPWCKLKNPKSGKEIVIKDAIADAFLQQILLRPAEYSVIATLNLNGDYISDALAAQVGGIGIAPGANLSDSVAMFEATHGTAPKYAGKDYVNPGSEILSAEMMLRHMGWTEAADLIISSMEKAILSKKVTYDFARLLDGATQVSCSGFGQVMIDHM
- a CDS encoding cold-shock protein, whose amino-acid sequence is MGIGIVKWFNDAKGFGFIEPEEGGEDVFAHFSAIQMDGFRTLKQGSKVTFDLVQGPKGKLAQNIQLLEPRPPRAERSPRPPSASEPGTAAYAE
- the clpS gene encoding ATP-dependent Clp protease adapter ClpS, yielding MPSDSPDTPKPPQTPGQPMLPDEGEGTVILERQSSKVEPPKLYQVVMLNDDYTPMEFVVMVLQQFFHRDLETATQIMLKIHHEGRGVCGVYTKDVAATKVEMVLAAARRAGHPLQCIMEAA
- the clpA gene encoding ATP-dependent Clp protease ATP-binding subunit ClpA, which encodes MIAQELEVSLHMAFVEARQQRHEFITVEHLLLALLDNPSAAEVLRACSANIDDLRKSLTHFIKENTPTVGGSDEVDTQPTLGFQRVIQRAIMHVQSTGSGKKEVTGANVLVAIFGEKDSHAVYYLHQQGVTRLDVVNYIAHGIKKSDPPEPTKSNDGPSSSEGEKEEGEGKGSPLEQFTQNLNQLAREGKIDPLIGRELEVERVIQVLCRRRKNNPLLVGEAGVGKTAIAEGLAWRITEGDVPEVLADSTVYALDMGALLAGTKYRGDFEQRLKGVLKALKDQPNAVLFIDEIHTLIGAGAASGGTLDASNLLKPALSSGNLKCIGATTFSEYRGIFEKDAALSRRFQKIDVVEPSVEQTVEILKGLKSRFEEHHSVKYALNALQAAAELSAKFINDRHLPDKAIDVIDEAGAAQRILPKSKQKKTITRLEVEEIVAKIARIPPASVSNDDRSKLRNLDRDLKSVVFGQDVAIDALAAAIKMARSGLGKPDKPIGSFLFSGPTGVGKTEVAKQLAYILGIELIRFDMSEYMERHAVSRLIGAPPGYVGFDQGGLLTEAVTKKPHAVLLLDEIEKAHPDVFNVLLQVMDHGTLTDNNGRKADFRNVIIIMTTNAGAETMQKAVIGFTNHREQGDEMADIKRLFTPEFRNRLDAIVSFGALDEEIILRVVDKFLLQLESQLAEKKVEVTFSDVLRKHLAKKGFDPLMGARPMQRLIQDMIRRALADELLFGRLVEGGRLTVDLDDKEEVVLDIQPNKKSDKPKAEPATA
- a CDS encoding zinc-dependent peptidase — protein: MTRWWQRWRRWKEQRVLTSRPIPDPLWHYTLARYPFLARLAPSDAQELRRLSTLFLAEKEFTGAGGIAVTDEMAVAVAAQACLPVLKLGLQLYRGFVGIVMHADEVVARREVMDETGVVHHYDEVLAGEAMDGGPVTLSWYDVQQASESAEVGYNVVIHEFVHKIDMLDGVADGIPPLQGRDEREAWATLMDEEFEQFCADVDDGYETFLDPYGAEGVDEFFAVSAEAFFVAPADFRLAHPRLYIAFRDYFRQDPAALSA
- a CDS encoding UDP-2,3-diacylglucosamine diphosphatase, which produces MREPAALPGLHALQAGADWRCVDLLSDLHLQADLPRTAAAFHRYLQHTPADAVLILGDLFEVWVGDDAADAGFEAQCAQWLHEAAQRRWIGFMAGNRDFLVGPEFLARCGLHALPDPTVLAFGTQRLLLTHGDALCIDDVEYQQFRAQVRSPEWQTRFLAQPLAERRKIAAHLRQASEQKKRNEGLESYADVDDTSARRWLEDAEAATLIHGHTHRPASHRLGADKSRHVLSDWDLDNAASGHPQRAEVLRLTQQGMTRVDLALAAPA
- a CDS encoding peptidylprolyl isomerase, producing the protein MAVELHTNHGVIKIELDTEKAPKSAENFLSYVRKGHYDNTVFHRVIDGFMIQGGGFEPGMQQKPTDEPIENEANNGLKNTTYTVAMARTQAPHSATAQFFINVANNDFLNFKSESVQGWGYAVFGKVVGGTEVVDKIKAVKTGRRGFHDDVPVDDVVITKAVEV
- a CDS encoding peptidylprolyl isomerase is translated as MTKSYIALAGLALTVGMFHPAHGQTVKMSTTQGDIVLQLDAAKAPKSVENFLQYAKAGHYDGTVFHRVIEDFMIQGGGFTPDMAQKPTRAPIPLESRNGLSNQRGTVAMARTMDPNSATAQFFINLKDNTFLDAANARDGNGYAVFGKVVRGMDVVDKIKGVRTTTKRDAQGMPHENAPAEPVIIKRVTVEK
- a CDS encoding tetratricopeptide repeat protein, with the protein product MHFRPSCRRLQHTLPASTRVRRAASGWVAGLLLGLGLCSAPAGAQDAETAQQLISAGKANEALPRIEQALSRRPDDVQLRFLKGVALSDQQRKADAIAQFEALIRDHPLLPEPYNNLGVLYAEEGNYDKARTALEMAVRVRPGYARAHENLGDVFVKLASQAYSRSLELDSDSRSTPPKLALVRRLLSSAPSAPPARSGR